The Fundulus heteroclitus isolate FHET01 unplaced genomic scaffold, MU-UCD_Fhet_4.1 scaffold_764, whole genome shotgun sequence sequence GCCCTGCAGCTAGGAATTCACTCAGCAGGAACTTCTTCTGCAACAATCTCCTGAGCACATACATTTCAAGGGTAGGTTAAAATATACCCTGCTCCTATTACAGTGGAACTGCTCATGGGATAATAACCACTTACGCGTGGCTTGTTTGCTTCCCTAAAGATGTGGCGCCACTGCACGTTCACAGGCCACCCTATTGTCAGCTTCCTGAAGTTGTGGAACTCGTCCTTGAAGAAGCTGAGTGGACGCTACGGGACCGGTGTCCTCTCCTACTTCCTCTTTCTCCGGACCATCCTGTTCATCAACCTGCTCCTCTTCACCATCACCTGCTTGTTTCTGGTCATTCCTCAGGCCATCCACCCTCCTCCGACTGACTCGCGTCTTAACAGCTTCACCGGCATCGAGCTTCTCACTGGCACGGTGAGTGGGGTTGTACTCAACAACCGTCTATAGTTCTTCTTTCATTCATCTGATCTGGAGCTGTCCCCGACTTTTCGCCTTTGGCAGGGTTACCTCTCTCAGAGCTTGATGTTTTACGGCTACTACTCGAACGTCACGATTGAAATGAATCAGCTGGCGGCCCACAGTGCGGTGACACACATGGTGCCCTATTGCATACCCACAGCCTATTTCTTTACCATCActatttccttctttattatctGCATCGTTCTGGTGTACAGGTGGGTGGGAAATACTGCCCCGTTTTGCATATTTCCCATGTGTCCATCAGTTGTTGTGTGTCTGATGGTCAGTCTCCTCCTTTTCAGCATGTCCAAGTCCTTCGGGAAAAGTTTTCAGGTGTTCAAGTCCACCGGGGATCTGTCAGAAAAGGTTTTCTGCTCTTGGGACTTTAAAGTCATCAAGAGGCCATCTATCAGACTGCAGTCCGAGAAAATCAGCACTCAACTCAAAGTAAGcggtcatttttttaataatcggCCATCTTGCGCAGCAAGAAATTAGCCGCAACAGAGTTTGCTTGCTTTCTCACTAAAACCGTCAGATCAATTAAGCGAAACTGATTCTAACACAGGAAACCTACTAGGCGTTTGTTTTCacactgctgtttgtttttttgattttttttttttttttttgacagatatttttttttttagctgtaaacATGTCGATAACGTTGATTGTTTTTTGCAGTAAGGTTTACATAACTGCACACACAGTTGCGGAGAAAAAAAGTACTCGACATGAGCATTTGATGTGGTAGCTTTCTGTATAGCCATCCCTCTCTTCAAAGGAGTTTAGGGCCACCCCCTCTTTCAACGTTTATAGTATCTCCATCAgtttgaggtctggactttgactgggttcCATTGCAAcacagtattttctttttaatacttCTGTTGTTGAGCCGCTGCTGTGTTTGGATTGTCACTCTGTCGATGGCCAGGTTTGCGTTGAGCTTCAGCCGGCG is a genomic window containing:
- the LOC118561941 gene encoding transmembrane channel-like protein 6, whose product is MAHGGSFTVNVCEKDSYNERSGESGPSQKSSLLFKEPAFNVQEYPEAIQMGTFIERLDSSDSESTSSSERSKESLNCKPRCSLQRNNWSAATKRVLSSMPSRTTGLHSSAGIAMKARRTPAELPPRTSSHDSLHTPRVTQEDGTKYLVGSRCAEGSKEQLVSDLRGLSVSEGMRKLRAMPLSLVDKREIRKCSFSPAARNSLSRNFFCNNLLSTYISRMWRHCTFTGHPIVSFLKLWNSSLKKLSGRYGTGVLSYFLFLRTILFINLLLFTITCLFLVIPQAIHPPPTDSRLNSFTGIELLTGTGYLSQSLMFYGYYSNVTIEMNQLAAHSAVTHMVPYCIPTAYFFTITISFFIICIVLVYSMSKSFGKSFQVFKSTGDLSEKVFCSWDFKVIKRPSIRLQSEKISTQLK